One genomic window of Arachis stenosperma cultivar V10309 chromosome 10, arast.V10309.gnm1.PFL2, whole genome shotgun sequence includes the following:
- the LOC130957166 gene encoding uncharacterized protein LOC130957166, translating to MAIDKALCDLGASINLMPLAMMTKLMIEEVKPTRMSLQLTDRSFKIPNGVVENLLVKVGNFIFPADFVILDIDKQGNNSIILARPFLATARAIIDVEKGEIVLRVHEEQMVINIFKAMQYPAEKENCMRIDMVDTLVEEALEVDQHEDHEEAQEIQEEDSKETQSLENSSGVKEEGAPKEELKPLPPHLK from the coding sequence ATGGCTATTGATAAAGCACtctgtgacctgggagcaagtaTTAATCTAATGCCTCTTGCCATGATGACGAAATTGATGATAGAAGAGGTTAAGCCCACAAGAATGTCATTACAACTTACTGACAGATCTTTCAAgataccaaatggagtagtgGAGAACCTATTAGTAAAAGTTGGAAAtttcatattcccagctgattttgtgatCTTAGACATAGATAAGCAAGGGAATAACTCAATCATCCTTGCAAGACCTTTtctggccactgctagagcaaTCATTGATGTTGAGAAAGGAGAGATAGTTCTTAGGGTGCATGAGGAGCAAATGGTTATCAATATTTTCAAGGCAATGCAGTATCCTGCTGAGAAAGAAAATTGTATGAGAATTGACATGGTGGATACTCTGGTTGAAGAAGCACTTGAAGTAGACCAACATGAagaccatgaggaagctcaaGAAATACAAGAGGAAGATTCAAAAGAGACACAGTCATTGGAAAATTCAAGTGGAGTTAAGGAAGAAGGAGCACCAAAGGAAGAGTTGAAACCTCTCCCTCCTCACCTCAAGTAG